One window of Phycisphaeraceae bacterium genomic DNA carries:
- a CDS encoding PEGA domain-containing protein: protein MIHSAAHKVLGPLGCVAVCVVQTGCLERIITVTSEPPGAVVELNGTDVGTTPMQTEFTYFGEYDVRLRHDGYEPIHTGATARAPLYEYPPIDLIAAVLPFTFQTNVKWHYVLQPDETTIDATIDRARKFRTESNEQN from the coding sequence GTGATACACAGCGCAGCCCACAAGGTACTTGGTCCTCTGGGCTGCGTTGCGGTATGCGTGGTGCAAACGGGATGTCTTGAGCGCATCATCACAGTCACAAGCGAGCCGCCGGGCGCGGTTGTGGAACTCAACGGCACAGATGTTGGCACAACACCCATGCAAACAGAGTTCACCTACTTTGGCGAGTACGATGTTCGCCTGCGTCATGATGGATACGAACCGATCCACACCGGTGCTACTGCACGAGCGCCGTTGTATGAGTATCCGCCCATCGATCTGATCGCAGCTGTACTGCCGTTCACGTTCCAGACAAACGTGAAGTGGCACTACGTCCTCCAGCCGGATGAAACAACAATCGACGCAACCATCGATCGCGCCCGCAAGTTCAGAACCGAATCAAACGAGCAGAACTGA
- the lptB gene encoding LPS export ABC transporter ATP-binding protein encodes MGFLQANHLRKSFGGRTVVDNVSYHVERAEIVGLLGRNGAGKTTSFRMSIGMIDADDGQVVFDGHDVSGLPMFQRARLGMGYLSQEPSIFGRMTCEQNLLAILETLPIDRKERKRRATKLLERFGLTHKANDRARTCSGGERRKLEIARALVTTPKVILLDEPFSGVDPIAVEDLQKIIRRLCEGGIAFLITDHNVQQTLRVCNRAYILDSGKIFAEGTPKALINDERVRNVYLGSMFRGDEFDQTDTSNTSTSSTAQSPPKPRTNPTAQNGTHHPAQSNGAAPAQPAPTQITPPRAEVVKPRTRASQTRGETK; translated from the coding sequence ATGGGCTTTTTACAGGCAAACCATCTTCGCAAATCCTTCGGCGGTCGGACCGTCGTCGACAACGTGTCCTACCACGTCGAGCGGGCGGAGATCGTCGGCCTGCTCGGTCGCAATGGTGCAGGCAAGACCACCAGCTTCCGCATGTCGATCGGCATGATCGACGCAGATGACGGACAGGTGGTCTTTGACGGGCACGATGTCTCGGGCCTGCCCATGTTCCAGCGGGCACGCCTCGGCATGGGATATCTCTCGCAGGAGCCAAGCATCTTCGGCCGCATGACGTGCGAACAGAACCTGCTTGCGATACTTGAAACGCTCCCCATTGATCGCAAAGAGCGCAAGCGTCGCGCAACCAAACTTCTGGAGCGTTTCGGATTAACACACAAAGCAAACGATCGAGCGCGCACGTGCTCCGGTGGTGAACGCCGCAAGCTTGAAATCGCGCGAGCACTCGTTACTACACCGAAGGTTATCCTGCTCGACGAGCCGTTCAGTGGCGTCGATCCGATCGCGGTCGAGGATCTGCAGAAGATCATCCGCAGACTGTGCGAAGGCGGGATCGCGTTCCTCATCACCGATCACAACGTGCAGCAAACGCTGCGCGTGTGCAACCGCGCGTATATCCTCGACAGCGGCAAGATCTTTGCGGAAGGTACGCCGAAGGCGCTTATCAACGATGAACGCGTGCGCAACGTGTATCTCGGATCGATGTTCCGAGGCGACGAGTTCGACCAGACAGACACTTCGAACACAAGCACATCTTCAACGGCGCAATCACCGCCAAAGCCACGAACAAATCCGACAGCACAGAATGGCACACATCATCCCGCACAGTCCAACGGTGCCGCACCAGCACAGCCGGCACCGACACAGATCACACCTCCACGGGCGGAAGTCGTCAAGCCGCGCACCCGCGCCAGCCAGACACGTGGAGAGACAAAGTGA
- a CDS encoding FHA domain-containing protein, with protein MLLLTVLEGPDRGRRFELPDDEPQLIGRSSEALPLSDSTVSRRHAELTPDNGDWWVRDLKSQNGTQINGVRVDVRTKLRAGDHIRCGSTLMLFGKEDTDERNFIKLLKQSQMDSTIESTLSSTPRSGMSLAMPVSSERAAEHLRIIYTLTQQTSASLDQKELLGKAMDLIFAEFRPERGFILLGGVVPEEGLKPTIVRFAIPTLENAKEQEDISIRVSRTILQHAVRTGQGVLSTNAMRDPRFSAGDSVRKLGIQSAICSPIVHGRRTFGAIYIDRSIATTPFTEEQLALLNALGQHIGLAMETAQLLNETLQSERLVAIGNTVASLSHSIKNILQGLRGGADVVGMGLEKNNIGVARDGWDILKRNLDRIVGLTMNMLAFSRERSIEPELAQVGPIVEECVQLLELQCASFDIALMTDIEQEIPPIPIDRSLIHQAVMNLVTNAVEAVRSHDALEGTQKSVTVSVSYHPAGSRGENAPAVVQITVIDTGPGIPTDRQQRVFLPFQTTKGTKGTGLGLAVTRRIVEEHRGVLRLESAPGKGAAFHILLPADPDTAIDPSATTIAQQSAFGFGIDPPF; from the coding sequence ATGCTGCTCCTGACTGTGCTGGAAGGCCCCGATCGCGGGCGACGATTCGAACTGCCCGACGATGAGCCCCAACTCATCGGCCGGTCCAGTGAGGCATTGCCGCTGTCCGACTCCACCGTCTCACGCCGACACGCCGAACTCACGCCGGACAACGGCGACTGGTGGGTGCGTGATCTGAAGTCGCAGAATGGCACACAGATCAATGGCGTCAGAGTTGACGTACGCACCAAGCTTCGTGCTGGCGATCACATCCGGTGTGGTTCGACCCTCATGCTCTTTGGCAAGGAGGACACCGACGAACGTAACTTCATCAAACTGCTGAAGCAATCGCAGATGGACTCGACTATCGAGAGCACGTTGTCATCAACACCTCGCTCGGGCATGTCGCTGGCAATGCCCGTTTCGTCCGAGCGCGCAGCAGAGCACCTGCGCATCATCTACACGCTCACGCAGCAGACATCAGCGTCGCTCGACCAGAAGGAACTGCTCGGAAAAGCAATGGATCTGATCTTTGCTGAGTTCCGCCCGGAGCGCGGGTTTATCCTGCTCGGTGGTGTTGTGCCGGAAGAAGGATTGAAGCCAACGATCGTGCGATTTGCAATCCCAACACTTGAGAACGCAAAGGAGCAGGAAGACATCTCTATCCGTGTGAGCAGGACGATCCTGCAGCATGCAGTGCGCACAGGTCAGGGTGTACTGTCAACAAACGCGATGCGCGATCCGCGTTTTTCCGCAGGTGATTCTGTGCGAAAACTCGGGATCCAGTCTGCGATTTGCTCACCGATCGTGCATGGCAGGCGCACGTTTGGTGCAATCTATATCGATCGTTCCATTGCGACGACACCGTTTACCGAAGAGCAGCTTGCGCTGCTCAACGCGCTCGGCCAGCACATTGGTCTCGCGATGGAAACAGCGCAGTTGCTCAACGAGACACTGCAGTCAGAGCGTCTTGTTGCGATTGGGAACACTGTTGCGTCGTTGTCGCACTCCATCAAGAACATCCTGCAGGGTTTGCGTGGCGGTGCGGATGTCGTCGGCATGGGGCTTGAGAAGAACAACATTGGCGTGGCTCGCGATGGCTGGGACATCCTCAAGCGAAATCTCGACCGCATCGTCGGGCTGACCATGAACATGCTCGCGTTCTCGCGTGAGCGTTCGATCGAGCCGGAACTGGCGCAGGTCGGACCAATTGTTGAGGAGTGTGTGCAGTTGCTCGAACTGCAGTGCGCCAGCTTCGACATCGCGCTCATGACTGATATCGAGCAGGAAATCCCGCCGATCCCGATTGATCGGAGTCTGATCCATCAAGCGGTGATGAATCTTGTGACCAACGCGGTCGAAGCGGTGCGCTCGCACGACGCACTCGAAGGCACGCAGAAGTCTGTAACGGTATCGGTGTCGTATCACCCCGCGGGTTCGCGAGGCGAGAACGCACCAGCTGTCGTGCAGATTACCGTTATCGATACCGGCCCTGGTATTCCCACGGATCGTCAGCAGCGGGTATTCCTCCCGTTCCAGACGACCAAGGGCACCAAGGGCACGGGCCTGGGCCTTGCGGTGACGCGCCGGATTGTCGAAGAGCATCGCGGCGTGCTGCGTCTTGAGTCAGCGCCAGGCAAAGGCGCAGCGTTCCACATTCTGCTGCCAGCTGATCCGGATACCGCGATCGATCCGAGCGCAACAACGATCGCCCAGCAGAGCGCGTTCGGGTTCGGGATTGATCCGCCGTTCTGA
- the ptsP gene encoding phosphoenolpyruvate--protein phosphotransferase, protein MARITGLAVSGGVAIGRVFALDQTRQRIPRRHVSHAKVDKELERFDAAIAASIEELEDVRDRAHEELGAEPAKVFGFHLGMLADKALLEPVRAMVRDDRVTAEHAVYAVFREWENKFASMGDTAFTTKADDMRDLSSRIISHLIGKPADRLAKLDHQAVVIATDITPSQAAAFDPEKIIAFATDTGGMTSHTAIVARALGIPAVVGCKELSDEASAGSMVIVDGDRGIVIVDPEDDEIEQYQGYLEQYRLEQLSLREMAQLPAETLDGTHIELLANIEFPIEAATCAEFGAEGVGLYRTEFLYLTSVKEPTEEDHYQSYTQCIELLKGLPLTVRTVDLGSDKLTQLQMEVPERNPALGLRSIRYCLNRLPMFKLQLRAALRASAHGPIKLMFPMVTNLREFLACRSVVNDVKEDLHEHGIAYDNDIPLGVMVEVPSAALQADVFGREVDFFSVGTNDLVQYTLAVDRTNERVQNLYSPHHPAVLKLIKQVTKAGNRHEKPVSCCGESASDADFAILLMGLGVRKLSVTPSSIPLLKRLVRSVTIEQCEKIARKAIWLDSDTEVAAMVRDRVRKIIPEGEDAEVIDPD, encoded by the coding sequence ATGGCTCGGATCACAGGACTTGCAGTGTCGGGAGGTGTCGCGATCGGGCGCGTCTTTGCGCTCGATCAGACGCGCCAGCGCATCCCGAGACGGCACGTCTCGCACGCCAAGGTAGACAAGGAACTCGAGCGGTTCGATGCTGCGATCGCAGCGTCGATCGAGGAGCTTGAGGATGTCCGCGATCGTGCCCACGAGGAACTGGGTGCAGAGCCCGCCAAGGTGTTCGGGTTCCATCTTGGGATGCTTGCTGATAAGGCGCTGCTGGAGCCGGTGCGCGCGATGGTGCGCGACGATCGTGTGACCGCAGAGCACGCGGTGTACGCGGTCTTCCGCGAGTGGGAGAACAAGTTCGCGTCGATGGGTGATACCGCGTTCACAACGAAGGCGGACGACATGCGCGATCTATCCTCGCGCATCATCTCGCACCTCATTGGAAAACCCGCGGATCGTCTGGCAAAGCTCGATCATCAGGCTGTTGTGATCGCGACCGACATCACGCCATCACAGGCTGCTGCGTTCGATCCCGAAAAGATCATCGCGTTCGCGACCGATACCGGCGGCATGACCAGCCACACCGCGATTGTCGCGCGTGCGCTCGGAATTCCAGCTGTCGTTGGGTGCAAGGAACTCTCGGACGAAGCGTCCGCAGGGTCAATGGTCATTGTCGATGGCGATCGTGGCATTGTCATCGTCGATCCGGAAGACGACGAGATCGAGCAGTATCAGGGGTATCTGGAGCAGTACAGGCTTGAGCAGTTGTCGCTGCGAGAGATGGCGCAGTTGCCCGCAGAGACACTCGATGGCACGCACATCGAACTGCTCGCAAACATAGAGTTCCCGATCGAAGCTGCAACGTGCGCAGAGTTCGGCGCGGAAGGTGTTGGTCTGTACCGAACAGAGTTCCTGTACCTGACGAGTGTGAAAGAGCCGACTGAGGAAGATCACTACCAGTCCTACACACAGTGCATTGAGTTGCTGAAAGGGTTGCCACTCACAGTTCGTACGGTCGATCTTGGATCTGACAAGCTCACCCAGTTGCAGATGGAAGTACCAGAGCGCAACCCAGCACTTGGCTTGCGTTCGATCCGATACTGTCTGAACCGTTTGCCGATGTTCAAACTCCAGTTGCGTGCGGCGCTGCGTGCCAGTGCGCACGGCCCTATCAAGCTGATGTTCCCGATGGTGACCAACCTGCGTGAGTTTCTCGCGTGCCGGTCTGTGGTCAATGACGTGAAGGAGGATCTGCACGAGCACGGGATCGCCTATGACAATGACATCCCACTCGGCGTGATGGTGGAGGTGCCGTCGGCAGCACTCCAGGCGGATGTGTTCGGGCGCGAGGTTGACTTCTTCTCGGTAGGGACAAACGACCTTGTGCAGTACACGCTGGCAGTTGATCGCACGAACGAGCGGGTCCAGAACTTGTACAGTCCGCATCACCCAGCCGTCCTGAAACTCATCAAGCAGGTCACCAAAGCCGGAAATCGGCACGAAAAGCCTGTTTCCTGCTGCGGAGAATCCGCTTCTGATGCGGACTTTGCGATCCTTTTAATGGGTCTGGGCGTACGGAAACTGTCCGTGACGCCCTCCTCCATACCATTGCTCAAGAGACTGGTACGGAGTGTGACGATAGAACAATGCGAGAAGATCGCTCGAAAGGCGATCTGGCTCGATTCGGATACCGAAGTCGCGGCGATGGTCCGCGATCGGGTTCGCAAAATCATCCCTGAGGGGGAGGATGCCGAGGTGATCGATCCGGACTGA
- a CDS encoding Rne/Rng family ribonuclease — MQKMLINYAPGEGCRIAITENGQLEEFLAEHADHVSRVGNIYLGTVTNVEPAIQAAFIDFGLEQQGFLHSSDVHPQYFPGEDEETTERVGKKTPRRDRPPIQQCFKKGQRVLVQVLKEGVGTKGPTLTSYLSIPGRFLVMMPQMDRVGVSRKVEDEDLRRKMREILDQLDLPDGFGFILRTAGMDRTKTELKRDLAYLQRLWKGIEKAKKTKSKGPLLLYAESDLLVRTLRDLLTSEMGEIVIDHPQALHRAAQFLKIVSPRSSTKLMHYTGKLPIFEAFDIEQQVLNIHARDVPLPSGGRLVIDETEALVAIDVNSGKSRKANDAETNAFNTNMEAVDVICRQLKLRDLGGLVICDLIDMRHRKNRQAVEARFKERLKNDRSRASFLPISDYGILEMTRQRQRSSHEKVHFTECPTCHGRGLVQRPDSIAADAVRQLAAVLAIESVARVEMAVSPRVAGDLLSARRRTLTRMELLSGKRVDVRVSSTLAVDRTSFYAYDADGADIDLSRIKKPKDAASKVEQWTVAVDDEEAMRVDVSADAELELLTQEPKNENEAEPHPIEIDPADLADDEEEQAQETAATNKKRKRRRKRGKKSQDTPAEASSEQKEDEPSAEENAGAAGGDGEATDAPAKKKRRRRRKKKSGQGSAAEAQSESASDAAPSEDESAAADTDVPEPAAEPDQQDAKKPSRSRRSRSRRKSPSVAEHGEQAETALANDAETTKVPAEAGTASEPVGDNAEQSATRSRRKRRSRNSKKSEPKTESSNQDAVSDAQTSPKKQAEQSTEKTEIPIVNAKPKVRSLYSSRRKLSASEGAKLKGRRE, encoded by the coding sequence ATGCAGAAGATGCTGATCAATTACGCACCCGGCGAAGGTTGCCGGATCGCGATCACAGAAAACGGACAACTCGAGGAGTTCCTCGCCGAGCACGCAGACCATGTCTCGCGCGTCGGGAACATCTACCTCGGCACGGTGACCAACGTAGAGCCCGCCATCCAGGCAGCGTTCATCGACTTCGGTCTGGAACAGCAGGGGTTCCTGCACTCGTCGGACGTGCATCCGCAGTACTTCCCGGGTGAGGACGAGGAAACAACCGAGCGTGTCGGCAAGAAAACACCCCGCCGTGATCGTCCGCCGATCCAGCAGTGCTTCAAAAAGGGGCAGCGAGTGCTGGTGCAGGTACTCAAGGAGGGCGTGGGGACAAAGGGTCCGACACTCACGAGTTATCTGAGCATCCCCGGCAGATTCCTCGTGATGATGCCACAGATGGACCGCGTTGGTGTTTCGCGCAAAGTCGAGGATGAGGATCTGCGCCGCAAGATGCGTGAGATCCTCGATCAACTCGATCTGCCCGACGGGTTCGGGTTTATCCTGCGCACCGCGGGAATGGATCGAACCAAGACCGAACTGAAGCGCGACCTTGCGTATCTCCAGCGTCTGTGGAAGGGGATCGAGAAAGCGAAGAAGACAAAGTCGAAGGGCCCGTTATTGCTGTATGCTGAGAGTGATCTGCTCGTGCGCACACTGCGGGATCTTCTGACGAGCGAGATGGGCGAGATCGTGATCGATCATCCGCAGGCGCTCCATCGTGCTGCGCAGTTTCTGAAGATCGTCTCGCCACGGTCATCAACGAAGCTCATGCATTACACGGGCAAGCTGCCGATCTTCGAAGCATTCGATATCGAGCAGCAGGTGCTGAACATCCACGCGCGCGATGTGCCGCTGCCGTCTGGCGGACGACTCGTGATTGATGAAACCGAGGCACTCGTTGCGATCGACGTGAACTCCGGGAAGTCACGCAAAGCGAACGACGCAGAAACTAACGCATTTAACACAAACATGGAAGCGGTCGATGTCATCTGTCGGCAACTCAAGCTGCGCGATCTTGGCGGGCTTGTCATCTGCGATCTGATCGACATGCGTCATCGCAAGAACAGGCAGGCGGTTGAGGCACGGTTCAAGGAGCGCCTGAAGAACGATCGTTCGCGTGCGAGTTTTCTCCCGATCTCTGACTATGGCATTCTCGAGATGACGCGCCAGCGTCAACGCTCAAGCCACGAGAAGGTCCACTTTACAGAGTGTCCGACATGCCACGGGCGCGGTCTTGTGCAGCGTCCTGACTCTATCGCTGCTGATGCGGTACGCCAGCTTGCTGCTGTGCTGGCGATCGAGAGTGTTGCGCGTGTGGAGATGGCGGTCTCGCCGCGTGTCGCTGGCGATCTGCTCTCGGCACGCCGGCGCACGCTCACACGCATGGAACTGCTCTCGGGTAAGCGTGTCGATGTCCGTGTATCGAGCACGCTGGCGGTCGATCGCACGAGCTTCTACGCGTACGACGCTGACGGTGCGGACATTGATCTCTCGCGCATCAAGAAGCCGAAGGATGCTGCCTCGAAGGTCGAGCAGTGGACGGTCGCTGTCGATGACGAAGAAGCAATGCGCGTCGATGTCTCAGCAGACGCGGAGCTTGAGCTTCTGACGCAGGAACCGAAGAACGAGAACGAGGCTGAGCCGCATCCGATCGAGATCGATCCCGCCGATCTTGCTGACGATGAAGAAGAGCAAGCCCAGGAAACTGCAGCAACAAACAAGAAGCGGAAACGCCGCCGCAAGCGCGGGAAGAAGTCGCAGGACACACCTGCCGAAGCTTCATCTGAGCAGAAGGAAGATGAGCCATCTGCCGAGGAAAACGCTGGTGCGGCAGGGGGCGATGGTGAAGCGACCGATGCGCCAGCAAAGAAGAAGCGTCGTCGGCGTCGCAAGAAGAAATCCGGACAGGGGTCAGCGGCTGAAGCACAGTCTGAATCCGCATCTGATGCAGCACCTTCTGAGGATGAATCCGCGGCTGCAGACACCGATGTACCAGAACCCGCAGCAGAACCAGACCAACAGGATGCGAAAAAACCCTCCCGCTCACGCAGATCGCGTTCACGCAGGAAATCCCCATCTGTTGCAGAGCATGGTGAGCAGGCGGAGACTGCATTGGCAAACGATGCCGAAACAACCAAGGTGCCAGCGGAAGCAGGAACTGCATCTGAGCCCGTGGGCGACAACGCAGAACAGAGCGCAACCCGCTCGCGCAGAAAACGGCGATCGCGGAACTCGAAGAAGTCGGAACCAAAGACTGAGAGCTCGAATCAGGATGCAGTTTCTGATGCGCAAACATCACCGAAGAAGCAGGCAGAACAATCGACTGAAAAGACAGAGATACCGATTGTCAATGCCAAGCCGAAGGTGCGTTCGTTGTATTCGTCAAGGCGCAAGCTCTCTGCGTCCGAAGGAGCAAAGTTGAAGGGGCGTCGTGAATAG
- a CDS encoding 1-deoxy-D-xylulose-5-phosphate reductoisomerase → MNSRSTTTPLRDVIIADAQARTQRVVVLGSTGSIGTQTLEIINHLNSYAPCKEEPFFDVVGLSAGGSSTATLEQQACAHPNAAIAVSRETDASFARSPMIGANAAEQLVRETEPDLVVSAIVGFSGLSATLAAVELGIDIALANKETLVAAGSVIVPLARKTGAKLLPVDSEHSGVWQCVQHLTPPCIFDETIRRVVLTASGGPLLHWSKEDTENAPIDKVLAHPTWNMGQKVTIDCASLTNKALELIEAHWLFGIPADKLGVIVHPQSIVHAMVEMQDNSIIAQLGSPDMRTPIQVALTHHHPSLQRILCPSASVDLVKLSQLTFIKPDRDRFPALDLADRVMRVGGTSGAVFNAANEVAVRAYINGLISFGMIPRMTRDVMDALSVEHVRSVDDVFAADTRARECAEKLIQAKAT, encoded by the coding sequence GTGAATAGTCGATCAACGACAACACCGCTTCGCGATGTTATTATTGCTGATGCGCAGGCGCGTACGCAACGAGTGGTTGTGCTCGGTTCGACCGGATCAATCGGTACGCAGACGCTCGAGATTATTAATCATCTCAACTCATATGCACCGTGCAAGGAAGAGCCGTTCTTTGATGTCGTCGGTCTGTCCGCAGGCGGGAGCAGCACAGCGACACTTGAGCAGCAAGCCTGCGCCCATCCGAACGCAGCTATTGCAGTGTCGCGCGAGACAGACGCGTCGTTCGCACGATCTCCAATGATCGGTGCAAACGCGGCGGAGCAGCTCGTGAGAGAGACCGAGCCCGATCTAGTCGTGTCCGCGATCGTCGGGTTTTCCGGGCTCAGCGCGACGCTCGCCGCGGTCGAGCTTGGTATTGATATTGCACTGGCGAACAAGGAGACACTGGTCGCTGCGGGCTCTGTGATCGTGCCACTCGCACGGAAGACAGGCGCGAAGTTGCTCCCCGTCGATTCGGAACACTCCGGCGTCTGGCAGTGCGTGCAGCATCTCACACCACCGTGCATCTTTGACGAAACAATCAGGCGGGTTGTTCTGACGGCATCGGGCGGGCCGCTCCTTCACTGGTCGAAGGAAGATACCGAGAACGCACCGATCGACAAAGTACTCGCCCATCCCACATGGAACATGGGGCAGAAGGTGACCATTGATTGTGCGAGTCTGACAAACAAGGCGCTCGAGCTGATCGAAGCGCACTGGCTCTTCGGGATTCCTGCGGACAAGCTCGGCGTGATCGTGCATCCGCAATCGATCGTGCATGCGATGGTAGAGATGCAGGACAACTCGATCATCGCACAGCTCGGCTCGCCTGATATGCGCACGCCGATCCAGGTTGCGCTCACACATCATCATCCGTCGCTCCAGCGGATCTTGTGCCCAAGCGCTTCAGTTGACCTTGTAAAACTCTCCCAACTCACATTTATCAAGCCAGATCGCGATCGATTCCCTGCACTCGATCTTGCCGATCGTGTGATGCGCGTCGGCGGCACCAGCGGTGCTGTGTTCAATGCTGCAAACGAAGTCGCGGTTCGCGCGTACATTAACGGCCTCATCTCGTTCGGCATGATCCCCCGCATGACGCGTGATGTGATGGATGCACTCTCGGTTGAGCATGTTCGTAGTGTTGATGATGTGTTCGCAGCCGACACTCGCGCTCGCGAGTGCGCAGAGAAGCTCATCCAAGCCAAAGCAACCTGA
- the miaA gene encoding tRNA (adenosine(37)-N6)-dimethylallyltransferase MiaA encodes MSAQPSQLIPVIIGPTAGGKSALALHLAAHLKSLGRYAELVSADAYQVYRHMNIGTAKPTREERAIFEHHCIDMVEPTEKFNVSDWLSVAEDAIEDIRQRACLPIVVGGTLLYAKALIDGMFQGPQPDQTLRDALSRQPAETLRAELQRIDPDAASRLHPNDIRRTVRAIEVYRITGQPISALQQQWDRGSIGSRYLLIELDWPVERINQRINARVKTMVQLGLVDEVSELHEAGLLGPTAREAIGYKQLLDHFAGTCSLDDAIERVKIESRRFAKNQRTWLRRLRLHPHTMRIDATTMEIDEIVQHIGVLIGLKEKQG; translated from the coding sequence ATGAGTGCGCAACCATCGCAACTGATTCCCGTCATCATCGGTCCGACCGCTGGCGGCAAGAGTGCGCTCGCGCTCCATTTAGCTGCGCATCTCAAGTCACTCGGAAGATACGCAGAGCTGGTGAGCGCCGACGCGTACCAGGTATATCGCCATATGAATATTGGGACAGCAAAGCCCACGCGCGAGGAGCGTGCGATATTCGAGCACCATTGCATCGATATGGTCGAGCCGACGGAGAAGTTTAACGTGTCGGACTGGCTCTCGGTTGCCGAGGATGCGATCGAGGACATTCGGCAGCGGGCATGTCTGCCGATTGTTGTAGGTGGGACGCTGTTGTACGCAAAGGCACTGATCGATGGCATGTTTCAAGGGCCACAACCTGATCAAACGCTGCGAGATGCTTTATCCCGGCAGCCAGCCGAAACGCTTCGGGCAGAGCTGCAGCGTATCGATCCGGATGCTGCATCCCGTCTGCATCCGAACGATATCAGAAGGACAGTTCGCGCAATCGAAGTATACCGAATCACAGGCCAGCCGATCTCCGCGCTCCAGCAGCAGTGGGACAGGGGCTCGATCGGTTCACGGTATCTGCTCATTGAACTGGACTGGCCGGTTGAGCGAATCAATCAGCGCATCAACGCGCGCGTGAAGACGATGGTGCAGTTGGGGTTGGTCGATGAGGTCAGCGAACTGCACGAAGCTGGGTTGCTTGGGCCGACAGCGCGCGAGGCGATCGGATACAAGCAACTGCTCGATCACTTTGCCGGAACGTGTTCACTGGATGATGCGATTGAGCGGGTCAAGATCGAATCGCGACGATTTGCGAAGAACCAGCGAACGTGGCTTCGTCGATTGCGCCTGCATCCGCACACGATGCGCATTGATGCAACAACGATGGAAATCGATGAGATTGTCCAGCACATCGGAGTGTTGATCGGCTTGAAAGAAAAACAGGGCTGA
- a CDS encoding HEAT repeat domain-containing protein produces the protein MMQRNMQNRASASKLAVLAGCVLLGGCQGTATTSGTDTPSTAEKETVDPGSTALRDSILREKAILTLMRLSEDEFASVRANAIEALSHESSRAVEVLPKAFADENEGVRAVGAMIVGQQRLVGLAEQVRPLVNDPSPYVKSAAIFALMRCGKTANPTPLSDLLLDSPDGRVRSHVAYLIGEMEDRSAVPLLRDAARQRWKNLSGAQSKLLELQIAEALYKLGVQEQIESIRAALYPARAADLEATALAVQIVGNVNDQVSTRQLIHLIDHREQGMPYPPEIRLACASALAKLGQPQGGYVADEFADNENPILRGQAAIVYGDTHKDEFLPKLEILLADRQPVVQVSAAAAILKLLGN, from the coding sequence ATGATGCAGCGCAATATGCAGAACCGAGCCTCGGCATCCAAACTGGCAGTGCTTGCTGGGTGTGTGCTCCTTGGAGGGTGTCAGGGAACTGCCACGACATCCGGCACTGATACGCCAAGTACTGCTGAAAAGGAAACGGTTGACCCAGGCTCAACTGCGCTGCGCGACTCTATTCTTCGTGAGAAAGCGATACTCACGTTAATGCGGCTTTCCGAGGATGAGTTCGCGTCGGTTCGCGCTAATGCAATCGAAGCGCTCTCGCACGAGTCGAGTCGCGCGGTTGAGGTCTTGCCAAAGGCCTTTGCCGACGAGAACGAGGGCGTTCGAGCGGTCGGTGCGATGATTGTGGGACAACAGCGACTCGTCGGGCTTGCTGAACAGGTGCGCCCACTTGTGAATGATCCGTCTCCGTACGTGAAATCTGCTGCGATCTTTGCGTTGATGCGCTGCGGCAAGACAGCAAATCCCACCCCACTCTCGGACCTGCTGCTGGATTCTCCTGATGGTCGGGTGCGATCACATGTGGCGTATCTGATTGGCGAGATGGAAGACCGATCCGCTGTGCCTCTGCTTCGAGATGCAGCACGCCAGAGGTGGAAGAATCTCTCCGGCGCACAGTCCAAGTTGCTCGAACTTCAGATCGCTGAAGCTTTGTACAAACTAGGCGTACAGGAACAGATCGAATCGATTCGTGCAGCGCTGTACCCGGCTCGCGCAGCTGATCTGGAGGCAACGGCGCTCGCAGTTCAAATTGTGGGCAATGTGAACGATCAGGTGTCCACCCGGCAACTCATCCATCTGATCGATCATCGCGAGCAGGGGATGCCCTACCCGCCTGAGATCCGGCTCGCGTGTGCCTCGGCACTTGCCAAGCTTGGTCAGCCGCAGGGAGGATATGTTGCTGATGAGTTTGCGGATAACGAAAACCCGATTCTGCGTGGACAGGCAGCGATCGTCTATGGAGATACCCACAAGGACGAGTTTTTGCCCAAACTGGAGATACTTCTCGCCGATCGACAGCCTGTTGTGCAAGTTTCGGCGGCTGCTGCCATTCTGAAACTGCTCGGCAACTAA